Genomic segment of Cottoperca gobio chromosome 6, fCotGob3.1, whole genome shotgun sequence:
TGCATTGCATGAATGATGTGGtcttatttcatttgattttaaaGACTTACACAAGTGTTTAGGCATTTTAAGTCTTTTacatgtgaggatttgctgctttttctgaATAGGACAGAGAAAGTAGTGCAGTATAAGCAGATAATGTGCAGCATTTACTCAACAATGTTCagtatttaaatacacaaaaaaggTTTCTTTAAATGTGAGTGGCTTTGCccaaattgaattgaattacaGTTGCTAGCATGCAGCCCTGATcttacattgtgtgtgtctttcctgAATCCTCTCGTGTCTGTAGTTGTAAAGAAGAAACTGACACGCAGCCGGCTTCATTATCGAGCTTTACAAATCACTAGTTGACCATTGGATGCTGcggtaaaagaaaaataaataaatgacaaattaagACCTtagctttttagtttttaagtcTTCACTGTAAATAGTCTTCATTTGTAACATGTTGCAGAGTTTGGAGGTTGAGAAAGTTTCACATCACAAGCCATTATTACGCTTTGAAGACTGAAGTCACATTCTTGCATCGATGGCGTCGTGATGTCACACCCGCTGAAGATCACAACGAAAATAGCATTCAGCTCACACGGCTGCACGCTGGGGTGCTATGGACACTCATTATAAACAGTGGcaatgctgctgttgttgttgcattgTTCAGACTCTGCAGGGTCACGAGGTGAGTGTCTCGTGCAGGTTTAGAAAGTGAATTAAGAGCAAAGAGCTGAGAGAAGCTGACGAGACGTGAGAACCGACGGAAGGAAACGGCGGTGAGCGTGCGTTCATTATCATCTCGTTTCATCGATCCCCTTTAAGATTAAGATTCCCAAGGATGGAATCACAACAAACAACCACACAATGATGTTGGGTCATGCTTAGTTGCCTTTCACTTGCATCTGTTTGGTCTGTGGACAATTATTCCTCCCTGGCTCTGACTCACAAACTAATAACGAAGGACAAATAGAGTTCTGCGTGTCAACTCCCAACCCGGATCAGATCTCATATGAAATCCCTGCCACTGTCAACAGAGCAGCGGGCTCCAGGTTTGGTGTCCTGTCAGAGGACGTCCAATATGGAGCTGGTATTTCTCTTGACATCTGTTTGCCTATGAATGTTCTATTTCCCGCTtatgaagaggagggagaagagacgACGGTAGAGGAGGAGATTGAGGGGGAGGTTGAGGAGTAGTAGGAGGATGAAGATACCTGTTTATGGTGGAGACTCTGCCAGTTTTCCCCACTCACTCTACTGCAGGAGTCCCCATtagctgctctctctcctgcacCGACGTCTGTGTGACTGAGCAGGCTGCTGGCTGGGGTTTGACGGGCTGCCGTGGGACTGAGAGGAGACTCAGGCATACCAGCTCAGCTCCTAAAGGAAAACAGTCAACACTAAATAAGCTGTAAGACTCAAACACTGTGGATACAGTTCAGCGTCATTGCTAAATTACACCTTTGTGTGGCCTTGCGTGAAAGACTTAATAGCAATGGGCATGTTTTTTTAGAACATACAAAGAGGAAGAATAAAAATATTCCTTTGCACAACTGAAATAAACAACAAGGcttcaaaaatgtaatattatagatGCAATTTTACAGAACCACAGACTACATAACGTTAATACatctatttaaacatttatttatgtgaatGATCAGGAAAAGAAACAGTAAATTTAGGCTACATTTAAAATCATCCAGACCTCATGCTTAAATAACATTGGCATACTATAGTACTACTAgctttattaaatgaaatatgCATTCACTATATgtccaaatatatatttttaaatgctggaCAGTTATCATACGGCATTACTTTTCTCAAATCGGTGATATTTGACACAGAACACAGTCGGTGCATGTATCTGTCGCTTCTTATCGGCAGGGCATGAAGATCCAGGAAAGCTTGCATTGAGTTTTTTCAAGTCTAACTTTTTAATACACGTCTTAACTTATCTCGGCAGTGCATGACATAGAAAGGTAAAATATATCCTTCTTATGCACGATACATTAAATACAGTCTATTACCTCTACAATTGAGCACAAATAAGAGTTTGAACTTTCAGCATTAACTCCTAAAACATATGAGAAGTAAGATCTGATCCTCAGAATTGTATTAAAACTACATACCGTTAAAGTGAATAGTTGAATTCAGAGCAGCCAGGCAGAGTGGATGTCTCCAAGTCATGCAGTTTGGAGTGAGGATGGGGGAGAACTGATGGAGTTGTGTGTCTACCTGGGGGGGGAGGAGTCAGTGTCAGCCAGTGTGTTAGACAGTGAGAATAGGAGTTGATTACCAGGATGTGAAAAACAGGAAAATCATCTCCAGCTATAAatcctttatttctttttaccttACCGGGTGAGTGTTtccacatttgtagcatttgtataaaaaaaagaaataaaaaaaaagagaaagctcCTCTAGAATTAGTTTTAATTCATAAACTTCACATGTACATTGtaataatatagaaataaaatgtatattgtaaCATAATATAGGGAAAAAACATGATGCTGTGCTTCCcagttgcttttctttgttgatATTCATAGAAATGAACAAAACTAAATGCCTCCAAACAAGCatcatttattgtctttcatgattaaaacaaaagtgcTTGCTTTGAGAAAAGACAAGTATAGTTGTCTGTGACTTTATTTAGATATGCAGTATCGACTAGTCTTGAACAACAAAAAGAGCTCTGCAGCTACACAGCTGTCAAACTGTTATCAAAGAGctatttacagtacagtgtgcactTTTATTTGAAAAGCATATCAGTACatctgttaaaaacaaataaaagtgttttaatttggGCTGTTGTTAAATGCAGTGCACCCTAGAGTGTAAAGACTTTAATGACAAACATCTGAAATGGCTCTAAACTTTATAGGGAACATTTCTGCACAGTCATGTTCTACATGTTCTTAAGAGTTCagcattttccttttattttaccgtctttttgttttctttgaagCAAACCACGTTTTACACTCCTTCCGTGGCTTTCTGCAATGTCAGATGTATaatgcaaaatatgttttacagacTGCAAGGACACGACGAAGGAAGATGGTGAGGACCGAAGGCCAGGCTGCCATAGCATCAGGAGTAATTATAATTTGGTGAGACGAGAGGGatgtaaaaaggtaaaaagaaaaggcacattcttttatatttctgctCACACTCaattttaaatgtgtccttCTTGTTATGGCataagaataagaaataaataacacGGTTTGAATCCACTAAACAATCATGTAATACATGTTAAAGATGGAACTATTTCACACCATATAAATGTGGCATTAGTACATTTGATGCATTTATACAAGTGACGGTCGACCAGAGAGGCCGAATAAATCTTCTCTCTGCAAAACATGCGTACAGCAGGACTGAGCAATTAGTGCATTGTAGATATTATAAAGCAAGGTAACTTTCTGCCACCTACTGGATTAGTATTTACCTGCCCTTACAGAACAAAGTAATGTAAATGTCCTCTGTCTCCACTTTATTCTGACAGTTCAGGGACGAAACTGAAAGTTGACTTTGTACTCTTGGAAGGCTGGAGACACACGCCAGCAGACAGGAAACCTAAGCTCCTGCACTCGTGGTGTCAGTGACCCTGCTGTCATACGACCCTTTCAGTTGTGCCGGACACCGTTCCTCCTGCCCGGACCCCGGCTCCCGAAGGGAACTGCTCCTCCGTGTGCTCTGTAGATGGACGCCAGGTTTAGGGGTGGAAGACAGGAGGTCTTTGGCGATGTAGGAAAAGCGTTGGGTGTGTGTCCCTCAGAAGGAGGGGTTGTGTGAGGAGATGCTCAGGGTTACGGTTGGTGAGGATTCTCCATTGTTGCagccatttttgttttgtcctttcaTTTCTCTGCTGCTCCCTTCTGTCAAAGAAGTATTTAAGAAGTCCTGCTTTCTATGAAGTACCTTTGACTTGTTGTGTagtttttcctttctctttattcattgtttattttacttccaAGTCGTGTTACTGCCGGGACATTTGAAGTATCCTGTCTGTATCAGATCTCTTATCCTCTGACAGTTTGCTTCTTACTCTGTTGGACAAAACTATTATCTTGCAGGCAGCTTTTACACTGTTCATATACATTCTCCCGTCAAGACACaacactctcactcactgttaaagtatgtatttgtatgtcatgtatatatatatattatatttgctcAGTAAGATTAAAGGCTAAACGCTTTGGAGCTGGACACGCCGCTTTGTCACAGCCGAGAGATAAACAGGAATTagtacaaagaaagagagaaatctTAACGTGGGATAAGCAGATAAAAGAGCTAGCTTCTGTGGAATGGTTGTTTCTTACATGCTATCAGGCTTTCACAGTTGCACCATCATCAGAGAGTCAGTATGCGCAGGCCGTTTGGTTTTGTTTTAGACGTCATGTGACCCATTGAGGGCcaaaagcaacaacacacaaataGCTGCCGTGGCGAATCTCATGCTTGTTCTACAAATAATGTTACAACTCTCCAGAGAGGGTCTCCCATTACTACAGTTACATAACAACAACGTACACAAAACTCTCAGGTGTTGGAGCACTTTGCTGGAGTAAAATGACATCATTAATAATCGATATTGCAgattatctcacacacacacagtctcaaaGGGAGGATGATATTTTCTCCTCCTGAGATTAGACTACTGTACATAGTTTAAGTCCCTTCTGGCCTATTTATAGTGTTGGCCCTCGCAACAATGTCATCTGTAACTCGACTCCATCTGTTAAGTCAGAGCATGTTGAATGTCAGTTGCCAGAAGCAGAAGAGCTGCAGTTCACTTCCCACCGACTCTCCCACAGAGAGCCCCATGGAGTTTGTGGGACAACCGAGACCTTCTGCGGCCTGTAGCCTCTTAGGAGTGCCAGAACTCAGCTCCTTGGACGTGGACGATGATGACTGCGAGGTGGTGATCGGCATCAGGCCCAAATCTTCTCCTCTCCCGCGGAGAAGAAGCTCtgacgaggacgaggacgaggggCCTGAGCCGCCCTTGTCTGGCTCCAGGAGAGTGTCCTTTGCAGACGCTAAGGGTCTCTGTTTGGTGCAAGTGAAGGAGTTTGACACCTGGGATGTGCCCAAGCTGCCAGAATGTGACTCCTCTCAGGGCGGAGGTAGAGATGCAGAGGAGTACTTCCTGTCTCCTTTAACTTTCTCCCTTCCGTTGTCTACTAACGAGCTCTTAGTTAATGTCCAGAAGCAGAAAGTGGAGTTGGAGGCCATCGAGTTACTTCCAGGGAGCACAATTGTGAAAGGACTGATCCGTGTGCCTCAACATCTCCTACAATAAGGCGGTGTACGTCCGAACCACTTTGGACACTTGGTCCAGCCACTTTGACCTCCTTGCAGAGTACATGCCCGGTTCCAGCGACCTTTTCTCGTTTAAACTCACCCTTGTGCCTCCGTTCGGCGAGGAGGGAGCCAGAGTCGACTTTTGTCTGCGATATGAGACTCCGGTGGGAACATTCTGGGCCAACAATAACGACAGGAACTATGTGCTGTTCTGTcaccagagagtgaaagagaggaaagagaaaccACAGAAGGAAAATGTGAATAAGAAAAGCTGCCTTAAGACTGTCAGGTGAGAGTATGAAGTATTTCACACAATTCAATGTTCATTTCATTATGTCAATCATACATGGTGAGGAGAAGATGGAAGAGCGGGCAATTTCTGCCATACgatttttctaaatatattttcttatatattttttattcttttaagtttttgtaattattgtatgaaagctGTGAAAATTTTTTTGGGGGAATTCTGTGGACAAGATTATGTGAGGTCTGTATTTTCTGTAAATTTGAAGCAAATCTGCTGCAAAGATCAGATATGTTATTGCTGAATAATATGACGTATTGACAAAACTGTGGGAAGATGCAGTTGCGCAACAAATCCAGGATGTTTGTGAATGGGAcaaggcttttaaaaaaactatATGGACCATCACATCTTGCGCTGTTAAACACaagtttaaaggtttaatgtaCATATACATTGTCGCCTTGTGTGTTTCTTATTGGTGGTAGTCACATAGAAGTCTGACTGATCACAACTTCATTGATTCACAGTCAGAACTTCTCCACCGTGCAAAACATTTCTGCGATGGAAGCTTCATCTCaggaaaacatttcaacagGTGAATATTTATTTGACTGATTTTGAAAATGGCCGTAAAAGTTCAGCCTCaatattaatgtaaatgttttatttttctccagaTGTGTCAGAACATGGAGAGGGAGCGGACACTATGCAAGTCAAGCAACTCTCTGATGGCCAGTCGGCAACGTCAGAGGAAGATCGACTGGTGAGTAAACACAAATCCACAAATCcatcacatttctgtctttctttcttcacataTAAACCGAAACACAGTCCAGTTTACCAATATATTTGATGGTTTGCCTTAAAACTTCCTCGCCAACTTTAAAGGCaaattcaatacatttttataagtGTAATACAAGTGTATTTGCAGCATCAATTAGCATAATAATACTGTATAAGTTACAGTGACTGTAACTCTGTCCTGTCCTAAACCCTTGTCATCAGACCACGCATAATATGTTTGattctttaaacattttcttattttagaaCTTGCTTTGACAGGTTTTTTATGCATTAATGGCTCTGAAAGGGAGCTTAAACACACCATGTGTCTTTACATGACCCCGAGTGCACCTTCTGAGAGAATATCACATGACCGAGTAGCAGCAGAGTAACATATTACTGTGCACCTAAAGGACACTCTGCAGTGCACTTCTTCGGTGTCTCATATCGTGTCATGCGTGCTATTTTAATACAGTTTCAATAATTTATctttgtacatttacatttagagaAATGCATTCAAGGATGTTATTTAATCCGAGCATGTTACCgtgtaaaatgtaactttaaatgtCGCCCCACTCCCTTTTCTTAAAACGCCATAACTACTGTGTGAGCAAAGTGAGATTAACATATCCCTGTTGTTGGTGAACAGACCGAGAGCAGACAGAACTGCAGCCAAAGGATTTGCAGAAAGGCTGCACGGATGGCTCGGGTGAGGGACTACTTTTCTCAGAAAAATGGAGGAGCGGATGAATCACCTCCAGAAGCAAAGCAGGCAGCCCAAGAAGAAACTGCGGAGGGAAAGCGCTCAGATGTGCGATCATCTCCTGAGGAGAGCGGTAAATCAGAGGGTCCTCACTTTGTTTCCGAATCTCTGGAAACATGTGGCGAACCTCTCCTTGATGTTCCACATGATACGTCAGCAACACACGACTACGCACCAGACAGTGAGACAGCGAAATCTGAGAGCATCAGTGCCACAGATATCCCAGACAACCCACCGCTTTCAAATGATGAGCCTGTTCCTGCAGGATTCCACATCGACACGTCTGTTTCAAACGCTGAGGACAGCAACACTGCAGCTGAACCAGCTGAACCAGCTGACAGCATTGCTTCAGCAGAGAGCAACGAAAGCCTTGTTAGCGACACCAACAGCTTCACATTTGGAACGGTGGTGGCTCCGCTGTATCATCAGGTGTTTGGCAGAGTGGGACGTGAACGTGATCTGGTAAATCCAGTTTGGGCTCCACTGAATGTTGGAGACTTAACTCAAAGTTTCCCTCGCACTGAAAGGGAGTCAAACCACGAATGCTTAGATGCCACTccaaatgaagaagaagaagaagaagaagaagaagaagaagaagaagaagaagaagaagaagaagaagaagaagaagaagaagaagaagaagaagaagaagaagaagaagaaagtttgAGCGTGACAGCAAACGACATCCTGGATCCTGCAGAAACTATTATACATTCAGACctgagacacacaaatacattagaGGTCACGGAAACTATCTCGGAAGACGCTGTCGTACATCCTCAcgttgtaaacattttaaatacagatttgTTGAATCCACAAATACCCACCGAGAGTTTACATCTCCAGGGAAAAGCACAGGAAAACAATGTCACCCATGAACTCCAACTACAAGATCATACACGCGCTGAAACTGAGACTAATGTAGGTGACACACTTGCACGAACACAAGAAGTCTTGACCAGTCTAACATCATTCATGTCACCTCAGCCTCCTCACAGTGAATCAGAGACAGGCGCTATTCAAGCAAATGACTGTACGTGTGCAGAAGAGTCAAACAAAGACGATGATGTTGGCAAAACAGGAAATATGTCAACAACCAATGTCattgaagaggaggagaaactaGAGAAGGACGTCACAACACCTCCGATATCTCTGGAAACTAATAAGAACAACTCCCataaagatgaaacaaaacacTCGGCTGTAATTAAAGTAAGGGGTGAGGCGGGTGAGGCGGGTGAGGCGGGTGAGGCGGGTGAGGCAAGCCGAGTCGACGACAATAAGCAATCACACGCGTGGTGACGTCTTCGTGGAGCtcaaagatgaaaacacacagaaaatagaTCCTGAAACGGAAGCTGCTGACTCAAAACGCCAGGACTTTTGTTTAGCATGACACCACGGAGGTAAACTGGGAAAGGATggttgaagaagaggagaaaaatacattaacagATGAAGAGGAACGTGAGGCAATACGTTTAGCAACAGTGGAGGAAGACCAAGGAGAGGTGGAGGACCcggggagagagacagcatcAGAACACAGAGATACAGCGGAGGTGCACAGAGAGACAatgatggaggagagaagaactgcgagagagaaagagaacaaggCCGATGTTTCAGAGGGCAAGCATCGGATTGGAGAGGAGGCAAACGGGGAGATTGTGTCTGGAAAGGATGTGGAGGAAGTTGAGAAGGAATTAGAAGATGTTCAAGCTGGAGAGGAAGAACTAGCAGAGGAGAGTCAAGAAGAGAAGAtagaggaacaggaggagacagagttAGAGAATCACTTTGCAGAGATACACGGGGCCAATATTGGAAAGACAAGTGACCAAGatgaagaggagacagaggaggaggaggaggaggaggaggaggaggaggaggaggaggaagaggaagaaatgacTGACGACGATGAAGCCTGTGTGGAGAGGGAGGATCCAGATTGGGAGGGAATTCTATTTGATGAAACAGGAGATTCGGAGGTTGTAGATGAAGAGTCAGAGAGCATGACAATAGAGGACAGGGAAGGTGAAGCAGGGTGTTTTGAGGAGAGGTTAGACTTTACACAAAACAAGGTGGAGGATGGTTTATCTGCTCCGGTGAACAATGTGCAGGACGAGAGAGCATCTAACATGCATCTTCACAAAGAGCAAGACTTCCTGAGCGACCTGTGTGCTGCGAGAGATGACAACGAATCCGTTGCTGCGGAGGGAGGCTCGTGCATTTTTACAGATGAACCTGAAAGCGACCAATCAAGCGCTTCAGCAGAGTCCGACTCGGACGACGAGGTGGAGTTGTACATGCACTGTCTGAGAGCCGTGCACACCGGCACACGGGCCCAGAAAGACAGGAACAAAGATGCAAAGGTGCGGGCCTCTGTAAACAGAAGCAAACTGCTGTCCACACACATGCCATCCATCAGTGAGTCTCTGGATGAAGAACAACACCTCAGCCGCCCTCAGGACAATCAGGAGGACACGGAGACAGCAGACATGCGACACACAGCGTCCAGTGGACAGGAGAGCATCAATAGAAATGTGTCATGgtggaaaaatactttttcctgCAGCAATATCTCACAAACATTGTTATACACCACCTTGTTAGTGGTATTTTTAGTCGTGGTCTACCGTTATGATTTTCTGGCCTGCTTCGGGCTCTACTTGATATCAGTGGTTTGGCTCTACTGTCACGGAGAGAAGCAGCCAgagctgcagaagaaaacaacagaatagGTTGAATTAAAGTGTAATTTCATACCACCATTTCATATTTCCCTTCATCGGAACAAGACCCATTAGTGATGGTTGAAGTAGAAGACAGTGAATGATAAGGGGCATTAATTTAAAGTAAATATGACACATATCAGATGCTGTATATTCCCTGTGGGAGGATGCTAACTGTGTTGTCAAGAGTATATGAACCAATTTGTCTTTATGCTTTACTGTACATAAAACTAAGCATCGACTCAGACAACAGGCAGCGGACCATTGCTCACGCTGATCAGCTGTGCACAGTGTTAAATAAGCCGATCAGtgcgctgtgtgtgtggatgacatccatacatctttgtgtttgtgtagggtacatttatttttgattgaaatTAATAAATTGTACTGTAGGAAAATAATTTGATGTGTTCAATGGCTTTTTATTACTAATCGTGTTCACAGCAGTAATTAGCAGACGTTGAGAATAATGTTTTACTGTCTATGAGTAACATTACTATTACTCTATTCATGTTGATTCCTTTtgacatgctcacaatgacaaggCTACCGTTATATAAAGTTAAGCAGATTCACCAtctgtgtgttagcatgctaacatattcTGATGAACTTTAACGAAACACAAAGGAGAGCTGAGGCTGATGCCACTATGTCATAAACTAAAGAAttggacaaattaaatgaatgcatAGCAGAGATCTCTGGTCGTACCCTGAGTCTCTACAAGAGCTGAACGTTtgtgtttctggtgtgttgaaatgtttttgatctTGTACAACATTCTGATCCAATCACGTATCAATGTTGTCGTTAGCACGTATCAGTTTTAACATATGTTTGGCATCAAGCTGACCATCAAAGGTATTAACGTGTACTTTCATACTGTTTCGATGTAGGAGCCTGGAAATATTCACACGTGAACAAACAGCTGTCAACAGTTTTTTAAAGGATTATTCCGTCCTTTTCTTATCTTTCTCTGCTGAACGTGGACGAAGTTGTTCCAAATGAAGGACAAACCTTGAGGCGAGTCAATGTGGATTTCTGAAATACTGTCTTTCAATGCATGTTCAAAGTAGTTGTGTCATTTTGTCTCAGAATGAATCAACAGAGAGTCAAATGAAGCCACTTGTAGCACTAGCATGTAGTATGTGAACTTTAGCTTCTGGCTGTGTTTCGAGCTGAACACAGCTGCAGTAATGCACTCGCCGGGGGACTTGAGTGCGGCCCACAGGGAGGATTACTACTCTCTTTTGCCGGATGATCAGGAACATTTTTAGCcaccaaaagaaacacaataacattttcaacaaGTGAGACACGCAGAAGGGTACATCTATCCGTCCAGAGATAATTAATGACCTTTCTATACATTCCTTAAAGACCCAATTCCAATTATGTTCCTTCAGGGACGAGGGTTTATGGCAAGTATCCTTTTTTAATCAACTGGTAATCTGTGAGTTGAGTTCAATTAACCCCgagtctttctgtctgtgagaTGTTCTAGATAAGACTTTGATGTTTTACAGAGGAATATCAGTTCAGACATATCCTAACAAACCTCTTTTGTCATCcatgtttactttttaaacatGAAGCCACCCTGTCAATCTGCATTAGCTGTGCAGGTGGAGCTTATGTTGTATCATCAGAGCGTGCCGGCTGACCCCGACACCTGTTGAACTGCATATTCTTATAACGACAAATGATCAGATGTCCGTCTGACCTCTTTCCAGGTTATTACTTGAGTGCAGTGATAAATGAAATGTGCCAGGGAGTATTCCACTAAGAAGCAGTGGTGCTGCTTTCACACATGAAGAGTAAAAGagacattttcatttgtatttaataaaatattaacaggaaaaatgaattatttataATCTGTAGCACATAATTACTTTAAAAGGGAGAGGCATTTCAAATGAATACGTAAACACACTAATACAACATATTAGAAAGCATGAATTATACATGAAAGGAATTACCATTCCATCTGCCTTTCTCATTTCTTTGTTACAAACAACTTTTCCTGTTTACAACAAGATGCATTTATGTAAGAACTTACATGATGATTCTCCATTAATGCCCACTAAGGTGTTTACGGTGTAATTACATCCCACACATGGCAGTATCAGAGTGCAACAGTTACCATCatgtgctgtgttttatttttggaagaGAGGAGCAGTTATGTTctgtaataatgtttaaatacagtCTGGATAACAAACTTTAGATGCAACTAAATTGCCTTTACTTTGCACT
This window contains:
- the LOC115009436 gene encoding LOW QUALITY PROTEIN: uncharacterized protein LOC115009436 (The sequence of the model RefSeq protein was modified relative to this genomic sequence to represent the inferred CDS: deleted 2 bases in 2 codons) codes for the protein MSSVTRLHLLSQSMLNVSCQKQKSCSSLPTDSPTESPMEFVGQPRPSAACSLLGVPELSSLDVDDDDCEVVIGIRPKSSPLPRRRSSDEDEDEGPEPPLSGSRRVSFADAKGLCLVQVKEFDTWDVPKLPECDSSQGGGRDAEEYFLSPLTFSLPLSTNELLVNVQKQKVELEAIELLPGSTIVKGLIRVLNISYNKAVYVRTTLDTWSSHFDLLAEYMPGSSDLFSFKLTLVPPFGEEGARVDFCLRYETPVGTFWANNNDRNYVLFCHQRVKERKEKPQKENVNKKSCLKTVSQNFSTVQNISAMEASSQENISTDVSEHGEGADTMQVKQLSDGQSATSEEDRLTESRQNCSQRICRKAARMARVRDYFSQKNGGADESPPEAKQAAQEETAEGKRSDVRSSPEESGKSEGPHFVSESLETCGEPLLDVPHDTSATHDYAPDSETAKSESISATDIPDNPPLSNDEPVPAGFHIDTSVSNAEDSNTAAEPAEPADSIASAESNESLVSDTNSFTFGTVVAPLYHQVFGRVGRERDLVNPVWAPLNVGDLTQSFPRTERESNHECLDATPNEEEEEEEEEEEEEEEEEEEEEEEEEEEEEEEEEEESLSVTANDILDPAETIIHSDLRHTNTLEVTETISEDAVVHPHVVNILNTDLLNPQIPTESLHLQGKAQENNVTHELQLQDHTRAETETNVGDTLARTQEVLTSLTSFMSPQPPHSESETGAIQANDCTCAEESNKDDDVGKTGNMSTTNVIEEEEKLEKDVTTPPISLETNKNNSHKDETKHSAVIKVRGEAGEAGEAGEAGEDFCLADTTEVNWERMVEEEEKNTLTDEEEREAIRLATVEEDQGEVEDPGRETASEHRDTAEVHRETMMEERRTAREKENKADVSEGKHRIGEEANGEIVSGKDVEEVEKELEDVQAGEEELAEESQEEKIEEQEETELENHFAEIHGANIGKTSDQDEEETEEEEEEEEEEEEEEEEEEMTDDDEACVEREDPDWEGILFDETGDSEVVDEESESMTIEDREGEAGCFEERLDFTQNKVEDGLSAPVNNVQDERASNMHLHKEQDFLSDLCAARDDNESVAAEGGSCIFTDEPESDQSSASAESDSDDEVELYMHCLRAVHTGTRAQKDRNKDAKVRASVNRSKLLSTHMPSISESLDEEQHLSRPQDNQEDTETADMRHTASSGQESINRNVSWWKNTFSCSNISQTLLYTTLLVVFLVVVYRYDFLACFGLYLISVVWLYCHGEKQPELQKKTTE